The stretch of DNA CAAGGACGTCCAGGAAGGCGTCGACAAGCAGCAGCGCGAGTTCCTCCTTCGCCGCCAGCTCGACGCCGTGCGCAAGGAGCTGCGCGAGATCAACGGCGACAGCAAGGACGCAGCTGAGGAGTCCGACGACTACCGCACCCGCGTCGAGGCCGCCGACCTCCCCGAGAACGTACGGGAGGCCGCCCTCAAGGAGGTCGACAAGCTGGAGCGGTCCAGCGACCAGTCGCCCGAGGGCTCCTGGATCAGGACCTGGCTCGACACCGTCCTCGAACTCCCGTGGAACGAACGCACCGAGGACGAGTACGACATCAAGGGCGCCCAGAACGTCCTTGACGCCGAGCACGCGGGCCTTGAGGACGTGAAGGAGCGCATCACCGAGTACCTCGCGGTGCGCAAGCGGCGCGCCGACCGCGGCCTCGGGGTCGTCGGTGGCCGTCGTGGCGGCGCGGTGCTCGCCCTGGTGGGGCCTCCGGGTGTCGGCAAGACGAGCCTCGGCGAGTCCGTCGCGCACGCCATGGGCCGCAAGTTCGTGCGGGTCGCGCTCGGCGGCGTACGCGACGAGGCGGAGATCCGCGGACACCGTCGTACGTACGTCGGGGCGCTGCCCGGACGCATCGTGCGGGCCATCAAGGAGGCCGGGTCCATGAACCCGGTCGTGCTCCTCGACGAGATCGACAAGGTGGGCTCCGACTTCCGCGGCGACCCGGCAGCCGCCCTCCTCGAAGTCCTCGACCCGGCGCAGAACCACACCTTCCGTGACCACTACCTGGAGGTCGAGCTCGACCTGAGCGATGTCGTCTTCCTGGCGACGGCGAACGTCCTCGAATCCATCCCCGAGGCGCTGCTCGACCGCATGGAGCTGGTCAGGCTCGACGGGTACACCGAGGACGAGAAGGTCGTCATCGCCCGCGACCACCTGCTCCCGCGCCAGCTGGAGCGGGCCGGTCTGGAGACGGACGAGGTCACCCTGGACGAGAGCGCGCTGCGCAAGCTCGCGGGGGAGTACACCCGGGAAGCGGGCGTACGGAACCTGGAGCGGTCCGTCGCGCGGCTGCTCCGCAAGGTCGCGGCCCAGCACGAACTGGGGGAGCGGGAGCTGCCGTTCACGGTGACGGACGAGGATCTGCGCGGGCTCATCGGGCGCCCGCACCACGTGCCCGAGTCCGCCCAGGACCCGGCCGAGCGGCGCACGGCTGTGCCGGGTGTGGCGACCGGGCTCGCGGTCACCGGCGCGGGCGGTGACGTCCTCTTCGTCGAGGCGTCGCTCGCCGATCCGGAGACCGGCGCCGCGGGACTGAACCTGACCGGTCAGCTCGGCGACGTGATGAAGGAGTCCGCGCAGATCGCGCTCTCCTTCCTGCGCTCGCGCGGCGCCGAACTGGAGCTGCCCGTCGCCGACCTGAAGGAACGCGGCGTGCACATCCACTTCCCGGCGGGCGCGGTCCCCAAGGACGGGCCGAGCGCGGGCGTCACCATGACGACCGCCCTCGCGTCGCTGCTCAGCGGCCGTCTCGTCCGTACGGATGTGGCCATGACCGGTGAGGTGTCGCTGACCGGGCGGGTGCTGCCGATCGGCGGCGTCAAGCAGAAGCTGCTCGCCGCGCACCGCGCCGGGATCACCACGGTGATCATCCCGAAGCGGAACGAGGCCGATCTGGACGACGTGCCCGCGGAGATCCTCCAGAAGCTGGACGTGCACCCGGTGACCGATGTCCGTCAGGTGCTCGAACTGGCCCTGACCGAGGCCGAGGTGAGGATTCCGGCCGCCGCGTGACGGGGGCGGCCGGTGAGTGAGGGCCCGGAGCCCCCGAAAGGGGGTTCCGGGCCCTCGCGCCACTACGTGCGTGCTCAGCCGTTGGCGAGCGCCACGACCCTGTCCAGGGCGCCGTTGAACTTGTTGTGGTCCCCGACCGTCGGGCCCGTCGACGTGTACTGCCACATCGTGTGGAAGCCCCAACCGGCGGGCAGCTCACCCGGAGAGGTGTTGTAACGCGCGATCCACAGCGGGTTGTTGACCGCGAAGCCGCCGTAGTTGCCGGTGCACTGCTTCCACCAGCTGGTGGCCGTGTAGATCACCGCGTGCCGCCCGGTGCGCGCCTTGTACTGGTTAAGGAAGTCACGGATCCAGGTGACCATCGCGGACTGTGACTTGCCGAAGCAGGCCGCCCCGTACGGATTCCACTCGATGTCGAGCGCGCCCGGCAGCGTCTTGCCGTCGCGCGACCAGCCGCCGCCGTTGTCCACGAAGTAGTTGGCCTGGGCGGCGCCGCTGGAGGTGTCGGGCGTCGCGAAGTGGTAGGCGCCGCGGATCATGCCCACGTTGTACGAACCGTTGTACTGCTGGGCGAAGTACGGGTTCTTGTAGTACGTGCCCTCGGTCGCCTTGACGTAGGACCACTTCACGCCGCTGTTCCAGAGCGTCGACCAGGCGACGTTGCCCTGATGGCTGCTGACGTCGACGCCTTCGGTCTGTACGGCGTCGCCACCGGGCGGCAGACTGCCCTGCCCGTCGTGCTTGATGACGCCCTGGCCCATGCGGGCTGAGCCGCGGGCCGGGGTGTCATCGCCGCCGGCGGCCTGTGCGGCGCCCGGCAGTGTGAGGAGGAGGGAGAGGGCGGAGAGGACTGAGAGCAGGATTCCGGCCGCTGACCAGCGAGAGCGGCGGGGCGTTCCGGGTCTGTGCACGGGCATGTGCGTGCCTCCGTAGGCCTCGGTTGAGCTCGATGGAGCTCGTGGGGGGACCTGTCGACAGTTCGTGGTGTGAACATGTCACGAGGGACGCTACGCACGTAGACCCGTGGCTGGGAAGAGGGTCCGGTCTCTGCCGTTGGTCTACTCCTGCGGCGGTGTCCCCGGCATGGCCCGTCGGGGCGTTGCGAAATACTGGTCGAGCTGCGGCGATGGGCCGACGCGGGTGTCTGCCGCCGTGCGGGGCGGAAAACTTCCCTGATCCGGAAAGAAAGCGTGCCATGGGTGCTGAAGTGCACGAGGGCGAGAACGACGGTGGAGTCGACGTGAACAGGGGCGGTGGAGTCGACGTGAGCAAGGGGGTCGACCGTGAGTTCCTCTCCCTGGAGCGGGAGTTGACGCTGCTCCTGCGCCGGGCGCGTGCCTCTTCCGGAGAGATGGCGCGTCAGGTCCACCCCGAGCTGGAGCCCGCCGCGTACGGACTCCTGGTCTGCCTCGACGACTCGGGCCCGCAGCGGGCCACGGATCTCGCCGCGTACATCGGCGTCGGCAAGGCGACGATGAGCCGCCAGCTGCGCGCCCTGGAGGAACTGGGGCTCGTCGCCCGCGAGCCCGACCCCGCCGACGGGCGGGCCTGGCTGGTCCACCTCACGAAGGAGGGCGGGACACGGTTCCGCACGGTGCGGGCGGGGCGGCGGGAGCGGTACGTGCGGAAGCTGGCCGGGTGGGACCGTACGGAGGTGGCGGAGCTTGCCCGCCTGCTGCGGCAGCTGAACGAGTCGCCGGAGTCCTGAGGGGGCCGGCCGCCCGCTCGGGCCGTGGTGCGGCAGGTCTCCGTCCGCGGCCGCGTCGTGGCTGGTCGCGCAGTTCCCCGCGCCCCTTCGGGGCGCACCCCCGGCTATGTCAGAACTCCGCGTACACCACCGCCGCGTCGTCATGCCGCTTGCCCCGCGGGAACTCCGCGCCCTCCGGGTCCGCGCGCTCCAGCTCCCGTACCCGGTCCACCAGGCGCTGCGGACCGTCCTTCCGCAGCAGCGCGAAGCACTCCGCCCAGTCGCCCTGCCGGAACGTCTCGACCCAGCGGCCGACCCCGTCCGTCAGGGCCGCCACCGCCGTCACCTCGGCGCGCGGCCAGCTGCCTGTGACCGCCCGAGCCGCCGCCGACGGGTCCGCGGCCGCGGTGAAGAAGCCGTCCTCCGCGTTCCGCAGGGCCTCGACGGCGGCGCCGTACGCGCGGCCGGCCTCCTCGCGCTCGGCGGAGCCGCGCGGCAGCGCGCGGACCGCGTCACGCATCGCGCGGATCCTCGGCGGCAGTTCCGTGAGGCGCTCGTCGAGCACCGGAGTGACCAGGCCGTCGGGGCCCGCCATCAGGAGCGCGGAGTCGGACAGGACGAGGTGCTCGACCTGGTCCTCGTCCCAACGCACCAGAATCACGGTGGCCTGAGGGGTGCGCGGGTGAGAAAGGTCACAGGTTTGACAATGAGCCTCCGCGGTGCGCACGATCGCCGCCGCGAGGATCTCAGAGAGCGTCATATCCCGTCGTGAAACGGACAGTTCCCCCAGTGCGCCCCCGAGGCGCGCCGTGAACCAAGGGACGGAATGCAGACAGCCGTCATCTCCGACAGGTGGAGTCACCCCATCCAGAAGGATGAGCGATCCGCCTTGTCCGGCCGCAGGAAGAATCACCGAGGCATAGTCCTCGTTGGGGCGTGCGGGGTCTCCGGGCTCGGTGGCGAGTTCGATACGCATTCGGCCAGTCTGCACGAGGCCTTCACAAGGTCATCCGGAGGCCGCAGAAAGGCGAGGATTGGCCCGGACCAGCAGGTCAGACGCCGGATTTCAGTCGGAATGATCGCTTCCAGCGGCGTGTGGCGGCGCATCCTGCCAAAGCCTGCGGTCGACGTCCAACCGGCGCACCGTGGCCGAGACTTTCGGTCCGGGGCGGGACTTGCTCGCCAACTCCCCGCCGATGTTCACTCCTTCGGGTGGCCAGGCATGTGATGCACGACTGCCACCCACCGGCACTGGAAGGGTCTGGAGCCGTACCGGGGGGCGCGTGTGTTGACGGATCGTCACCCGGGCCCATGGGCAGACGAAAAACAAGAATGCGAGCACCGGTGCAGAAGATGCGGCCTGGGCGCAAGGGCAAGCAGACGGCTTCCGAAGGGGCCACGCCGGGCGCGAACACCCCTCCAGAGCGCTCGCCCGAGCCCACAGCGGGAGAGAACCCCGAGCCCACAGCGGGAGAGCACACCGTCCCCGCCGTGACGGCTCCTGGCGGCTCGAAGCCCGCTGGCGGTCCCTCGAAGCCCGTGAAGTCCGTCAACTCCAAGCCCACCGCGCGCGTACGCAATCGGCTGATCGTCGCCGTCGCCGTCGTGGCCGCAGCGATCGCCGGGGCCGGAGCGCCCGCCATCGTCGCCGCCTCCGGGCAACTGAGCGACGCGCAGCAACTGGTGACCCTCGCCGAGCGCACCCAGGACGCCGTGTCCCTCGGCCACTCGCTTGCCGACGAGCGCGACGAGGTCACCTCGTTCATCGCGGCGGGCCGCCCGCAGGGCAAGGGGCTCTCCGAGAGCCGCAGCGCCCGCGTGGACCGCCAGATCGAGGAGCTGCGCACCGCCGACGCCCCGGCCGGTCTGCGGGGCGACCTCGCCGACATCGCGGCCGTACGCAGAGCGGCGCTCACCGGCAAGAGCACTGCTCTTCAAGCCCACACGGCGTACTCGAACGTCATCACCGAACTGCACGGCCTGACCCGCGAACTCGCCGAGAAGACCCCGCCACGCGCGGGCTCCGGCGCCTACGCCCTCGCCGACCTGGACCACGCCGTCGAGCAGGCGGCCAGCGCCCGCGGCCTGCTCCTCGCCACCCTCGCCGTTCCGCGCTCCACGGAGACGAGCACCACCGTCGACCCCGTCACCGGCCTTCCCACCACGGTGGTCGACGAGTCTCCCGCGCAGACCAAGAGCCGCGACGCCCTCAGCGCCGCGGGCCAGCAGGCCCACACCCGCGCGGAGGCGGCCCTCGCCGACTTCCGGGACGCGGCCACGGACGGCGCCCGCACCACGTACGACTCGGCGGTCACGGGCCACGAGGTGACGACGGCCGAGAAGTACCTCACCCGCCTCACCGACCAGCCCACGCTCTCCACCGCCGAGCGCGGCTACGACCGCAAGAAGCTCGACACCGCGCTCTCCGCCCGCATCGAGACGATGCGCGGCGCCGAGTCCGCGCTCACGGTGCAGCGCACCAAGGACCTCGCCGCGCTGCGCGACGACGACGTGACGGCGCTCGAGATCCGCGTCGCGCTCATCGGCGTCACGCTGCTCGTCGCGGTCGGCGTCTCCATGGCGATGGCCCGCAGCCTGACCCGCCCGCTGGCCGTCCTGCGCATCGGCTCGGCCCGCCTCGCCACCGAGCCCGCGCCCCAGGAGCCGATCCGCTTCACCGGCCGCGACGACGAATTCGCCCAGGTCGTACGGTCCGTCAACGCGCTGCACGAGCACGCGGCCGGCCTCACCGAGCGCCTCACCACGCTCGAAGCCGACCGCAAGCACCTCATCGGCCAGCGCCAGTCCATGGCCGACGAGCGCGAGACGCTGCGCGCCGAACTGGCCGAGGCCTCCGCCCACTTGGAGCGGGTGCGGCAGTCCATCCACGGCACGTTCGTCAACCTCGCCCTGCGCACCCTCGGCCTGGTCGAGCGGCAGCTCGCCGTCATCGAGAACCTCGAGGACCGCGAGCAGGACCCCGACCGCCTCGCCACGCTCTTCAAGCTCGACCACTTCGCCACGGTCATGCGCCGCCACAGCGAGAACCTCCTGGTCCTCGCGGGCGCCGAGCACGGCCACCAGCACCCGGGCCCTGTCCCGCTCGTCGACGTCGTACGCGCCGCCGTCTCCGAGATCGAGCGGTACGAGCGGGTGCGCATCGCCACGCTGCCGCCGCACGCGCACGTCGCGGGCTTCGCCGCGGACGACATCAGCCACCTGGTCGCCGAGCTCCTGGAGAACGCGACCTCGTTCTCGCCGCCGGACGCCTCCGTGGAGGTCTCCGGCTGGCTCCTGGAGAGCGGCGAGGTCATGCTCTCCGTGCAGGACGAGGGCATAGGGGTAACCGAAGACCGCATGGAGGAGCTCAACTCCCGCCTCGCGGACTTCCGTCCGGACGACGCGTACGACCAGGAGAGCGGGGACGGGCTCGGGCTCGGCCTCTATGTCGTGGCCCGTCTCGCCGCGCGGCACGGGGCCCGGGTCCGGCTGCGCGAGCAGAAGCAGGGCGGCGTCGCGGCGGTCGTGGTCCTGCCGAAGTCGATCCTCGCCGCGGCGCCCGCGGTGACGGCCCCGCCGGTCGGCGAGCCTGTGCAGGGCGGGGCCCCCGCCCTGCACCTTCCGGGCTCGGAAGCCGAGGCCAACTCCAATGTGCTGCCGGGGCGCTCGGCGCTGACCGCTGCCCCGGGGGGCGATGAGGATCCGCTGATCGCGGCTGCGGAGCACGCGGTGCGGGAAGCGGAGGCCGAGTCCGAACCCGCCCCCGAGACCGACCCCGACACCGACCCCGAAGCATCGCCTGAGACGACCCTGGAGCTGACCCCTCCGGAAGCCCCCGAGGACCCGGCAGCCGGGGCACAGCAGGACGACCCCGGCCCCAAGTGGGAGCGCGTCACCGACAAGGGGCTACCCAAGCGCACGCCCAAGATCACCGCGCCCGAGCCCACGGTGCCCAAGGCACGCAGCGGCTCCGTGGACGCCGAAGCGCTGCGCAAGCGACTCGGGGGCTTCCACCAGGGAGCCATCAGCGGCCGTCGCGACGTAGAGGCCGAGCTGACCGGACGTAACGAAGGCAGCGACGAGACCGCAGAGAACAAAGAGACCGAAAACATGGGGGACACAGTCGAGGAGGCAAGCAGTTGACTGCGCCCATGCGCTCGCCCAGTTCTTCCACCGGCAGTAAATCCACCGGCAGCTCCACCGCCGGGGCCGGCTCCGCCGGGTTCGGACTGAGCAGCGAAGCACGCAACCTGCACTGGCTGCTGACGAATCTCGTCGAGGAGGTGCCAGGTCTGCTGTCGGTCGCGGTGGTCTCCTCCGACGGTCTGCTCCTGCTCTCCTCCGACCCCGCGCGCAACAACGAGCAGGCTGTCGACAACAGTTCGGGCCCCAAGGGCTCGAGCGCGGACCTCGCCACCATCGTGTCCGGCCTGGGTTCCCTCTGCATCGGCGCCGCCAAGCTGATGGACGCGGGACCGGTCAAGCAGACCGTCGTCGCGATGGAGGAGGGCAGCCTCTTCGTCATGTCGATCAGCGACGGCTCGCTGCTCGGCGTGCACGCCACCCCGGACTGCGACATGAGCGTCGTCGCGTACCACATGGCGCTCTTCGTCGGCCGCGCCGGGCATGTCCTCACCCCCGAACTCCGCAGCGAGCTGCGCCAGTCGATGGAGAGCGTCCGATGAGCAGTAAGCCCGGCAAGCTGCCCCAGCGGGGCGGAGAACGCAAGCCCGCCCGAGTACGTCCGTACTCGCTCACCGGCGGGCGCACCCGCTTCGGCCACGTCCTGCTCGTAGAGACGTTCGTCGCTGCCCTCGAAGCCGCCGAGGAGCGTCTCGAACTGCCGCAGGGCAACGCCACCGCCCGCGTCATGCCGGAGATGCGGGCCATCGTCGAGATCTGCCGCCGTATGCGTACGGTCGCGGAGATCGCCGCGCTTTTGAAGATGCCGCTCGGCGTGGTCCGCGTACTGCTCAGCGACCTCGCAGACCAGGGAAAGATCCGCGTGTACGGAACGGGCCACGGTCCGGGACAGCCGGACCGCGCACTGCTCGAAAGGGTGCTGAGTGGACTCCGCCGTCTCTGAACTCCGCCACCCGGGCCCCGACCCGGACGAGAACCTCCAAGCCTGGCAGACGGACCGCACCCGGGCCCCGATCGCGACGAAGATCGTGGTGGCGGGCGGCTTCGGCGTCGGCAAGACGACCCTGGTCACCGCGGTCTCCGAGATCACGCCCCTCCAGACGGAGGCGCTGATGACGCAGGCGAGCGAGGACACGGACGACCTCACGTCGACCCCGGACAAGACCACGACCACGGTCGCCATGGACTTCGGCCGGATCACGCTCGACGACGACCTCGTGCTCTACCTCTTCGGTACGCCGGGGCAGCAGCGCTTCTGGTTCATGTGGGACGACCTGGTGCGCGGCGCGATCGGCGCGGTGGTCCTCGCCGACACCCGCCGCCTGCCCGACTGCTTCCCCGCGCTCGACTACTTCGAGAGCTGCGGTCTGCCGTACATCGTGGCCGTCAACCACTTCGACGGGACCGAAAAGTTCGAGCCCGCGGACGTCCGCGAGGCGCTGACCATCCCGCAGCACATACCAGTGCTGATCATGGACGCGAGGCAGCGGATATCGGTGATCGAGTCGCTGCTCTCGCTGGTCGGCCACGCACTTGAAGCAACCCCCGAATAGTTTTTGCTTTAGCACGTAGGAGAAGTGCCGCATGCGGAAGATACTCGTCGTCGGAGCCGGCCAGGCCGGTCTCCAGATCGCCCTCGGACTCCAGTCGCAGGGGTACGAGGTCACCCTGATGTCCAACCGCACGGCGGACGAGGTCCGGTCCGGCCGTGTGATGTCCACGCAGTGCATGTTCCACACGGCGCTGCAGCACGAGCGCGACCTCCAGCTGAACTTCTGGGAGTCCCAGGCCCCGAAGATCGAGGGCCTCGGCGTCTCGGTCGCCGGCCCCGACTCTTCCCGCGTGATCGACTGGGTCGGCAAGCTGGATGGGATCGCCCAGTCCGTCGACCAGCGCGTGAAGATGGCGGGCTGGATGGAGACGTTCGCGCAGCGCGGCGGCCAGCTGGTCATCCACGGCGCCGCGGTCGGCGACCTCGACTACTTCTCCCGCACCTACGACCTGGTGCTCGTCTCCGCGGGCAAGGGCGAGCTGGTCTCGATGTTCGAGCGTGACGCCTCGCGCTCCCCCTACGACACCCCCCAGCGCGCGCTGGCCGTCGCGTACGTCCACGGGATGGGGCCGCGCCCCGAGCACCCCGAGTTCGACGCGGTGCGGTGCAACCTCGTGCCGGGCGTCGGCGAGCTCTTCGTCATGCCGACCCTCACCACGTCCGGGCGTGCGGACATCCTGTTCTGGGAGGGCGTGCCGGGCGGCCCGCTGGACGTCTTCCAGGGCGTCAAGGACCCCTCTGAGCACCTCGCGCTGACCCTCGAACTCCTTGAGAAGTTCACGCCGTGGGAGTACGCGCGGGCGACGAAGGTCGAACTCACGGACGCGGGCGGCACGTTGAGCGGCCGGTACGCGCCGACGGTCCGCAAGCCGATCGGCCGGCTGCCCGGCGGAGGGCTCGTCCTCGGCGTCGCGGACGTGGTCGTCGCCAACGACCCGATCACCGGGCAGGGCTCCAACTCGGCGTCGAAGTGCGCGGCTTCGTACCTCGACTCGATCATCACGCACGGCGACAAGCCGTTCGACGAGGAGTGGATGCAGTCCACGTTCGACCGGTACTGGGAGACGGCCCAGCACGTCACCAAGTGGACGAACGCGATGCTGTCGCCGCCGCCGGAGCACGTCCTGAACCTGATCGGCGCGGCAGGCCAACTCCAGCCGGCCGCCGACCGCTTCGCCAACGGCTTCAACGACCCGTCGGACTTCGAGAACTTCTTCTATGAGCCGGAGAAGACGGGCGCGTACCTGAGCTCGCTCTCCGGGGCCTGACGGCCGTCCGTCAGGTTTGCCCCTATGCCGGGGGCGCGACCGATCGGCTGTAACCCGTGTCCGCCCCCTTCATCGCCCCGCGCGGCAGCTTCGGCGGGGTGTAGTCCTCCATGGGGCGGGCCTTGGGGTCGGGTCGTACCGCCCCCCGCACGGGGTTGGCGGCGATGGGGGAGACCTTGACCTTGGCCCCGGGGCGCGGGGCCTGGATCACCATGCCGTCACCCAGGTACATCGCCACATGCGTGGCCTTGGGGAAGTAGACGATCAAGTCACCCGGGCGCAGCTTCCGCAGGGAGACCCGCCGCAGCTGCGCCCACTGCTCCTGCGACGTGCGGGGGATCTCCTTCCCCGCCTCGGCCCACGCCTGCGAGGTGAGCCCCGAGCAGTCGAAGGCCTTGGGGCCTTCCGCGCCCCACTTGTACGGCTTCCCGATCTGCCGCACGGCGTAGGAGAGCGCCTTGTCCCCTCGCCTGGACGGTGGCCGGGTCGGCGCGGCGGAGCCCGGAGATCCGCTCAGGGAGCCCGACTTCAGGAACTTCCGCTGGGACTCGGCCATCCCCTCCTCCTCCGCCCGCGCAAGGTCCTCCAGCTGCTCCGTGCTCAGCGAGGCGAGCAGCTCCTCGACCTCCTTCAGCCGGCCCTTGACCGTGTCCCGCGCCTCCTTCTGGCGTGCGGCGAGGGCCAGTTGGGTCTCCAGGGCGACCTCCGCCCGGGTCGCGAGCTCGGACGCTCTCTTCTCGCCGCCGACGAGCCGCTCCACCGTCGCGGCCCGCTCCGCCGACGCCCGCCCGATCACATGCCCCTGGTCCAGGGCCTGCTGCGGGTTGCGGGCGAGGAGCAGGCGTACGTAGGGGGAGACGTTCGTCCTGCCCTGGTACTGCTGGCGCGCGAAGCGGCCCGCCGCGCCACGGCTGTCGCGCACCGAGGTCCGGGCGCGGGCCAGCTTGCCGTTCAGGCGCCTGACCTCGGCGCGCTGGTCCTTCAGCTTCTCCGCGGTCGCGTTGTACGTCTCCGTCGACTCCTCGGCCTTCCGGTACAGCTCCTGAAGGTCCGTCAGGAGCTCGGAGACCGGGCGCTCCCCGGTGCCGTCGGGCCCCGGGACGGCGTACGCAGGGGAGGTGGGCGCCAGCAACGCGCCGACCACCACACTCGTACCGACCCACTGCAGCAACCTGCCTGACATGCCATCACCTCCGGCGCGCGGCGGCGGCTCCGCCCCGCACCGCGAGCATCAGCCGCCCCGGCGCGGCCCGCCTCCGGAAGGTGCGCGGGTTGGCGCAATGCGGTCACTCGTCCAGGGCCCCACGGCGCGCCGCCCTTGCGGAGGCGGCCCTCAGCCCGCCCCGCCCGGCTTCGACCAGGGCCACTTCAGGCCGGACCCGGCCTTGTCGCCCTCGGGGTCGTACTCGTACGTCCAGCCCTGGTGAAGCCCGAGCCGCTTCCCCGCCCTGGCCACCCGGCGGTACACGAGCACGGTCGGCGGGCCGCCCGCCTCGTCCGGCACCGGGACCCGGTACACCTTCGGGGGGTGGCCGGTCGGGCCGAGCAGGATGGGCAGTACGCGGCCGTCCAGGGGGCCACCCACGAAGGGGGTCTCTACGCTCTTCACCCGGCCAGTGTCACAGCAGGCGCCCGCCGCGCGTCACAGCAGGTGCGCCGCGTCGCTCACCACGGGAAGGACACGCCGGGCGAGCGAGCCCGCGGGGCCGTCGGACGTCTCCATGGCAAGGGCGACCCGTACCGCCTCCGCGGTCTGCGGGTCGCGGCCCGCCGAGGCCACGAGGACCGCCATGAACTGCTCGACCAGCCAGTCCCGCAGCTCGTCAAGCGGCGGCTGCTTCTCCTCGTCCAGCCAGATCAGGGACGCCGCCTCGACGGAGGTGATCCACATCCGCACCGTCATCCGGAGCCGCGGGCCCGTCGCGCCCACGACCTCGAGGTGGGCCAGGATGTGCTCGGCGGCCGTCCTGCGCACCTCGTCCACGATGGCGGTCGTCCGCGAGGTCTCCACGACGCTGCCGCCCTGGAGCAGCGCGCTGAACCCCGCGTCGTGCTGGTCGACGAAGGCGAGATAGCGGTCGAGCGCGTTCGCGAGGCGCCGGGTGAGCGGGCCCTGAGGCGGCTCGGCGAAGCACTGCTCCAGCTCGTCGGCCGCGGATCGCAGCGCGGCCTCGTACAACTGCTGCTTGCCGCCCGGGAAGTAGCGGTAGACGAGCGGCCGCGACACTCCGGCCGCCTCCGCGACGTCGTCGAGGGAGACCTCGTCGGGTGCGCGCACCGCGAAGAGGGACAGGGCGGCCTCCTTGAGCTGCCGCTGCCGCTCTTCGACACTGAGGCGCCGGTAAGCGCGGGTGGGAGCAGGCGAGGTCATGCCCCGCAGCGTAACCGCCCTTTCGAACAAGCGCCCCGGAACCCTGCGTACCCTCTTCGCTACGCCAGGAGTCCCGAGCTCTTCCACAGCCGCCGCCCCGCGCCCCGCAGCACCCCGATGTCGTCCAGGAAATCGGTGAGGCGCTTGGCCCCGGTCTGCATGATCTCGCGGCGGTGGGCGCTCGCCTTGACCTGGGCCATGGCCTCGCGCTTGTCCAGGCCGACGTTCGTGTAGACCTCGGGGTTGATGAAGGCGATGGAGAAGACGCGGGCGAACTCACCCGAGGTGAGGCGGGTGAACTCCTGGGACCAGCGCGGTGCCGTCACCATCTGACGGCGCAGCTCCTCACGGGCGTACCGCACATGGCGCGCCTCCTCCACGACGTGGATCCGCGTGACGCCGCGCACGAGGGTCTGGACGCGCTCGTCCGGGAACGTCAGGCGCTGCATCCAGTCGAGGATCTCCTCGCCGAGCAGCGTCGCCGTGAACGAACCGGGCGTCGTCGAGATGGTCTTGAAGAGGCGGCCGAGGTTCCGGTGCACGGTGCTGACCGGGTAGTACGGGGTGTCCCCGCGCGAGATGAGGCGCGCGAACATCTTCGAGTGCCGGCACTCGTCCTCGATCTCCGTCAGGGCATACCGCACGTGCGCGCTCGTGGCCGGCTTGTCGTAGATGTGCCGTACGAGCAGCTGCATCAGGATCAGCTCGAACCAGATGCCGAGCGACGCGAGCGCGGCGGCCTCGTGCTGGGAGAGCGCGATGCGCTGCTCCTCGCTCATCCGCCGCCACATCGGCGTGCCGTACAGGGAGACCAGCTCCGGGGGCCAGAACCACTTGCCCTCCTCGAAGGGCGCCTCCCAGTCCAGCTCCTTGTCGGGGTCGAAGGAGTGCTTGGCGGAGGAGTCGAGCAGCCTCTCGGCCACCTGCTCCCGGTCCTTGAGCAGTCCGAGCGCGTCCCGCAGCCCTTCGATCGCCGCGTCCTCCGTGATGGTCGTCATGACTCTGCCCCTGCCTCGTCGTCACAGTTACCGGCGGTCACGACTTATGAGACTG from Streptomyces sp. BA2 encodes:
- a CDS encoding roadblock/LC7 domain-containing protein, with product MRSPSSSTGSKSTGSSTAGAGSAGFGLSSEARNLHWLLTNLVEEVPGLLSVAVVSSDGLLLLSSDPARNNEQAVDNSSGPKGSSADLATIVSGLGSLCIGAAKLMDAGPVKQTVVAMEEGSLFVMSISDGSLLGVHATPDCDMSVVAYHMALFVGRAGHVLTPELRSELRQSMESVR
- a CDS encoding ATP/GTP-binding protein, which translates into the protein MDSAVSELRHPGPDPDENLQAWQTDRTRAPIATKIVVAGGFGVGKTTLVTAVSEITPLQTEALMTQASEDTDDLTSTPDKTTTTVAMDFGRITLDDDLVLYLFGTPGQQRFWFMWDDLVRGAIGAVVLADTRRLPDCFPALDYFESCGLPYIVAVNHFDGTEKFEPADVREALTIPQHIPVLIMDARQRISVIESLLSLVGHALEATPE
- a CDS encoding styrene monooxygenase/indole monooxygenase family protein, which gives rise to MRKILVVGAGQAGLQIALGLQSQGYEVTLMSNRTADEVRSGRVMSTQCMFHTALQHERDLQLNFWESQAPKIEGLGVSVAGPDSSRVIDWVGKLDGIAQSVDQRVKMAGWMETFAQRGGQLVIHGAAVGDLDYFSRTYDLVLVSAGKGELVSMFERDASRSPYDTPQRALAVAYVHGMGPRPEHPEFDAVRCNLVPGVGELFVMPTLTTSGRADILFWEGVPGGPLDVFQGVKDPSEHLALTLELLEKFTPWEYARATKVELTDAGGTLSGRYAPTVRKPIGRLPGGGLVLGVADVVVANDPITGQGSNSASKCAASYLDSIITHGDKPFDEEWMQSTFDRYWETAQHVTKWTNAMLSPPPEHVLNLIGAAGQLQPAADRFANGFNDPSDFENFFYEPEKTGAYLSSLSGA
- a CDS encoding DUF742 domain-containing protein, whose translation is MSSKPGKLPQRGGERKPARVRPYSLTGGRTRFGHVLLVETFVAALEAAEERLELPQGNATARVMPEMRAIVEICRRMRTVAEIAALLKMPLGVVRVLLSDLADQGKIRVYGTGHGPGQPDRALLERVLSGLRRL
- a CDS encoding nitrate- and nitrite sensing domain-containing protein; amino-acid sequence: MQKMRPGRKGKQTASEGATPGANTPPERSPEPTAGENPEPTAGEHTVPAVTAPGGSKPAGGPSKPVKSVNSKPTARVRNRLIVAVAVVAAAIAGAGAPAIVAASGQLSDAQQLVTLAERTQDAVSLGHSLADERDEVTSFIAAGRPQGKGLSESRSARVDRQIEELRTADAPAGLRGDLADIAAVRRAALTGKSTALQAHTAYSNVITELHGLTRELAEKTPPRAGSGAYALADLDHAVEQAASARGLLLATLAVPRSTETSTTVDPVTGLPTTVVDESPAQTKSRDALSAAGQQAHTRAEAALADFRDAATDGARTTYDSAVTGHEVTTAEKYLTRLTDQPTLSTAERGYDRKKLDTALSARIETMRGAESALTVQRTKDLAALRDDDVTALEIRVALIGVTLLVAVGVSMAMARSLTRPLAVLRIGSARLATEPAPQEPIRFTGRDDEFAQVVRSVNALHEHAAGLTERLTTLEADRKHLIGQRQSMADERETLRAELAEASAHLERVRQSIHGTFVNLALRTLGLVERQLAVIENLEDREQDPDRLATLFKLDHFATVMRRHSENLLVLAGAEHGHQHPGPVPLVDVVRAAVSEIERYERVRIATLPPHAHVAGFAADDISHLVAELLENATSFSPPDASVEVSGWLLESGEVMLSVQDEGIGVTEDRMEELNSRLADFRPDDAYDQESGDGLGLGLYVVARLAARHGARVRLREQKQGGVAAVVVLPKSILAAAPAVTAPPVGEPVQGGAPALHLPGSEAEANSNVLPGRSALTAAPGGDEDPLIAAAEHAVREAEAESEPAPETDPDTDPEASPETTLELTPPEAPEDPAAGAQQDDPGPKWERVTDKGLPKRTPKITAPEPTVPKARSGSVDAEALRKRLGGFHQGAISGRRDVEAELTGRNEGSDETAENKETENMGDTVEEASS